In Rhizobium binae, the DNA window TGGCGGGCAGCGCGCAGCCGCCGGTGGCCGAAAACGACCTGATAGCGTCCGTCGATCTTCCCATGGGGACGCACCAGGATGGGTGTGTCTTGTCCGCGCGCGCGGATCGCCTCGACCAGCGCGCGGAACGCCTCGTCATCCTCCGACAGCCGATCCTTGACAAATGAGACCTCGACGGTGTCAGGGTCGAGATCGACCACCGCCTCGCCCTCGAGGAATTTCTCCGCCTGCTTGGCCAGATCGTCCAGCGAGCGGACGAGCGAGCGGCCTGCCCCGCGCATCGGATAGTTCGGCGCGCCCGCGCTCTCGTCGGGCATTTCGGCCAGCCCCTCAAGGAGATTCTTTCGTGCCATGACTTTCTCCGATTGCGGTCAAACAATTGATTCGGTTGAAGGAAAGCGTGAATTTGTCAGCCGACAAATTCACCGTCCCCATGCCTGGTGAATGAGGCCGGTGATCTCGGCATTGACGGCGTCCATCGCCTCCAACGCGCGGTCGTAGGTTCCCCGGTTCATCGCGGAGCGCTCGACCTCGTAAAGCGTCTGCTTGGTGATGCCGGCGTCCGAGATCGCCGTCGATTTCAGCATCGGGTTCTTCAGCATGAATTCGTGGAACATCGTCGACATGAAGCCGACCATCTGCGCCTGCGGCACGTCGGTCGGTTCGTAGCGGGTGACGAGATAGCGGTACCAGGAGAGGTTCACCTCGGCGCCGGCCGCACGGATCGGCTTCAGGATGCCGCCGAGCATCAGCAGGAACTGGCCCATCGACATGACGTCGAGCATCTGCGGATGGATGGTGATCAAGACGCTGGTCGCTGCCGTCAGCGCCGTCAGCGTCAGATAACCGAGCTGCGGCGGGCAATCGATGACGACGACGTCGTAGCGGTCGTCGACTTCGGCGAGCGCGCGCGAGATGCGCGTGAAGAAGGTCTTGCCGTCATTGCTCGATTTATCGGCCATGGCGAGCGGCGTGTCGTACTCGTATTCCTGCAGATCGAGATTGGCCGGCACGATGTCGAGGCCGGGAAAATTGGTGCTGTGGATGATCTCCGAGAGCTTCTTCTTCTCGCTATCATAGCGGATCGCCTCATAGAGGGAGGAAGCCTGGTCGAATTCCGGCTGGAAGCCGTGCAGAGAAGAGAGCGACGCCTGCGGATCGAGATCGACAGCGAGCACGCGATGGCCGGTCAGCGCCAGATGTTGGGCGAGATGGGCAGCCGTCGTCGTCTTGCCCGAGCCGCCCTTGAAATTGACGACGGCGATGACCTGCAGCTTTTCATGGCTGCGGCGATGGGGCACATACATGCGGCTCTCGGATCGGCCATGCGCATCGAGATAGCGCCTGAGCTCCAGCATCTGTTCGGCGCTGTAGGAGCGGCGCCCGGAAGGCGAGGTCTTGGGGCAGGGGCCCTTGCCTTCGAGATGCAGTTTCTTCAGCGTGCTTTGCGACGCCCCGACATAATTGGCGACCTCTGCCAGCGAGAAGCTGCGCAACGTCTTCTTCGCATTGGGCGGAAAACGCTGCACGCTGAGCAGATGCAGCTTCTTCGAAATTACGTCTCCCTGTTCGAGAATCTGATCCTCGAAATAGAGTGGCGCTGCCTTCAAGGCATTCAAAGTAGCGTTCATCGGCGGCAATCTCTCGGATAACGATTTTCGGGATCAAAAGCCCATCTAACCGTTATTATCCGCGATTCTCCGATACCGGCCAAGAATTTTAAGGTTAACGCATATTAACCTTTTGGCTGCGCGTTCAAGCACTTGGTCGGTGCTGCATCAATGTCTGGAAGATCTGAGCGCCTTGGGGCCGGGGGCGCGGAAAATGCGCCCCCGGCCGCGCCCGGCCGCAGGGGAGGGGCTTTCGGCGGGCTTAACTCAACGGCGCTTCGCCTGCTGTGATGCGCTGCTCGTCAGCGGCGAAGAGGTGAACGGCATCGTGGATCGGCGCGATCTTCAGTCTGTCGCCGGGGGCGGCCCTGATCCGCTCGCGGAAGACGCAGGTGAGCGTCTGCGCTCCCAGCCTGGCGAGCACGAGGGTCTCCGAGCCCGTCGGCTCCACGACGATGGTCGTCACCTCGATGCCATCAGGGTCGAGCCTGATATGTTCGGGACGAATGCCATAGGTAACGGCGTTGCCAGGCCGGCGATCGCTCGGCAGCAGCAGGCCATCCACAGTCCTGAAGCCGTCTTCGCCCATGCTGCCCGCGATGAAATTCATCGCCGGCGAGCCGATAAATCCGGCGACGAAGAGATTGCTCGGGCGGTCGTAAAGTTCGAGCGGCGAGCCGGATTGCTCGATCAGCCCGTCCTTCATGACGACGATCTTGTCAGCCATGGTCATGGCCTCGATCTGGTCGTGGGTGACATAGATGGTCGTCGTCTGCAGCCGCTGGTGCAACTCCTTGATCTCCGAGCGCATCTGCACCCGCAGCTTGGCGTCGAGGTTCGACAAGGGCTCGTCGAACAGGAAGACGGCGGGATCGCGCACGATCGCGCGCCCCATCGCCACGCGCTGCCGCTGGCCGCCCGAAAGCTGCTTCGGATAGCGCTCCAAGAGATTTTCGAGGCCGAGGATCTTGGCGGCATTGCCGACCCGGTGGTCGATCTCTGACTTCGGCATGCGCTTCAGCCGCAGCGAGAAGCCCATGTTCTTCGCCACCGTCATATGCGGATAGAGCGCATAGTTCTGGAACACCATGGCGATGTCGCGATCCTTCGGCGCCAGCTCGTTGACGATATGCTTGCCGATCTGGATCTGGCCTGAGGTGATGCCTTCCAGCCCGGCGATCATCCTAAGCAGCGTCGATTTCCCGCAACCGGAGGGGCCGACCAGCACGACGAACTCGCCGTCGCCGATATCCACCGACACGCCTTTGATGGCTTTGAACGCGCCGTAATCCTTGCGCGCATTGTTGACCGAAACATGGGCCATGAAGCTCCTCCAGAATTCGCCGTCAAAGTCCGTTCAAGACGCTTTTGAGATAATCGAGGCCGAGGCGTTCGCCCTCCTGGCGCGCGGCGAGATCCTTGCCCGGCCAGCCATAGGCGGCGTCCTCATGCTCGATCGACAGCGTGCCGTTAAAGCCATGTCCGCGTGCCTGGCTGAGGAAACGCGGCCAATCGAGAAGGCCGAGCCCCGGCAGCTTGTATTGCCACCAGCCCCTGCCGTGATAGCCGATCGCCTGCAGGACCTGCTTGTCGATCGCCGTGTCCTTGGCGTGCAGAATGGCGATGCGGTCGTTCACCGCCTCCATCGCGTGATAGGGATCGACGCCGATGCGGATGAGGTGGGAGGGATCGAATTCGAGCCCGAAGCGGTTAGCCGGGATTCTGGCGAAAAGCTCCTGCCAGCCCTTCGGCGTCGTGCCGATGAAATTATCCCTCGGTCCCGGCCAGTTTTCGATGGCGAAGCACAGGCCGGAGGATCGCGTCTCCTCGATCAGCCCGTTCGCGAAGTCAGCGAAGTCGTCATAATTGGTCTCCTCGCTCGCACCGTCATCCCGTCCCGGAAAGATCACGAAGATCGGCACGCCGGTTTCGCCGATCGCCTGGGCGAATTCCGCCGTCCTTGCCCTGAGCTCCCGGCGCTTGTCGCGGTCGGCATCGAGCTGGTTGCCGAAATAGGTGAGAGAAGAGACGAAGAGGCCGCGGCTTCTTGCAAGCGAGACGGCGCCCGCCACCCGGTCCGGCGTCTTGATATGGCCGCCGACATCAATCTCGATGGAGTCGAAACCGGCCGAGGCGGCGAAGTCTGCCACCTCCTCCAGCGGGCGGTCATTGAATGTCGAGGTATAGAAGCCGATCTTCACCATATCCTCCAGGGCTTTTTTGCCCGTTTCAGCTGTTCAAGCGATCCATGTTCTTCAGTGGCGAGCGCGCGCGTTGGGCGACGTCGGCCGATGCAAGCATCAAGGCGGCCGCCATCGGCATGGCCGCCGCGCCCATGGCCGAGGCGTCTTCGCCGATCGAGGCGCGATGCAGCGACGGCAGGTTGGTATCCCCGGCATCGAGATGTTCGTGCACATAACGCAGCAATTCATCGACGATGCGGATCGGCAGCCTGCCGCCGACGAGCACGGCATCGGGATCGACGATCATGGCGATATGTCTGACGGCGACTGCAAGATGCGCGCTCATCTTCTTCAGCCACTGCGAAACGAGACGCTTGCCTTGCGCGTCGAGCGTCAGCAGGTCCTGGGGAACGCTGACGTCGATGCCGTGTTTGGCAAGGAAGTCATAGAGGAAGAACAGCGAGAAGATCTCGCCGAGAAGCTGGATCTTCTGGCCCTTGCCATCGCGGCCGTCGGCGATCGGCAGCCAGCCGATCTCGCCGCTAAGGCCCATGGCGCCGCGATGGCCGTTGCCGTCGAGCACCAGGCCGCCGCCCGGGCAGGCGTTGATGGCGATATAAAAGAAGCTGCTGCTTTCGGCGCCGAGGCCGTAATCGAGCTCGGCAAGGGCTGCGGCATTGGCCTCGTTCTCGATGAAGACGGGATGTTGCGTCAGGCTCTCGAGTGCAGCGCGCACGTCGAATTCCGTCCATTCCTGATAGGCGTCAGGCTTGCCGAGCAGCGAGATTTCGCCGAGCCAATCCGGCACCGCCAAGCCGATGCCGCAAAGGCGCGCATCGTCGATCAGGCGGCTGCGCTGGAAATGCGAGATCGCGTCCGATGTCAGTTGCATGAATTCGCCAGGCAAGATGAAGCGCTTTTCGTGATGCACGCGGGCGCGCACATTGCCGACGGCATCGACGGCGAGGATCGTCAGGTGATCGCGGTCGATATTGATGCCGATTGCATAATAGGCGTCCGGATTGATTTCGAGCTCGATTGCCGGCTGGCCCCGCAGCCCATGCCGGCGACGGGCTTCCATGATGAGGCCCTCGTTCAGCAGGCGGTCGACGATGCGGGCGATGGCCGGCTTGGTGAAACCGGTCCGTCTTGCGATTTCCGCCCGCGAGATCGGCGCCTGGCGATGGATGCAGCGCAGGACGACGGCCCTGTTGTGCTCGCCCGCATCTTCGACATTGGCGCCCGTCAGATCCGGGGAGAGCCTGGCGCCGAGCGTCTGGTTCATGCGTTTATCCTTCCTCACGCGTCAAGGGTGAAGCAGACAATCTCATCCCTTCACCGCGCCGCTGGTCATCGCGCCGAGGATCAGCCTTTGAAGCGACAGGAATGCCACGATCGCCGGAACGACCGAGATCAGGCAGGCGGCGGCAAGCAGCTGGATGGACGAGTCGGTCTGCATGCCGCGGAAGTTAAAGATTCCGACACCGATCGGCATCAGGTCATTTTTGGTGAGCAGCAGGAAAGGCACCAGGAACTGCGACCAGCCGGCAATGACGGTGATGATGAAGACCGAGGCGATGCCCGGCGCCGACAGCGGAAGGATGATGCGCCAGAAGACCGAGAACCGGTTGCAGCCGTCGATCATCGCCGCCTCGTCGAGGCTGCGCGGAATGCCGTCGACCGTGCTCTTCAAGAGCCAGGTCGCCAAGGGAACGCCGAGCGCGATATAGACCATGACGACGGCAAAATGCGTGTCCAGCATCCCGAGACGGTTCATGTAGCGGTAGAGCGGCACCATGATGACGAGCGGCGAGATCATCTGGAAGAGAAGCAGCCCCATCATCGACAGGCCCTTGCCGCGGAAATTGAAGCGGGAAAAGGCGTAGGCCGCCGGCAGCGCCACGATCAGCACGCCGAAGCCGCTCAAGGCGGCGAGCTTCAGGCCGTTCCAGAGATAGATCGGGAAATAGCTGTTGTTGAGGACGGTGATGAAATTGTCGATCGTCGGATTGTTGGGAATATAGCGCGCCGCGCCGCGATAGATCTCGCGCTTGTCGCGCATCGCCATCGACAGGAGATAGGTGAGGGGGCCGGCGAAGAAGATAAACATCGCCAGCATGAACAGATAGCTCATGGCATCGCCGAGCCGTGTTCCAGTGCGTTGGCTCATTGCTGTTCCTCCTTCGGCAGGAACGAGGCATAGATGAAGGCGAGCCCGAGACTGATGATCAGCATCAGCACGGAAAGCACGCTGCCGCCGGAGAGATCGTAGTTCCGGAAGACGATGTTGAAGACATAGAGCGAGATGACCTCGGTCGCCCGCCCCGGACCGCCGCCCGTCAGCGTGATGATCGCATCGAAGGTGTTCACCGTCTGGATGGTGATCAGGATCATGTTGACGAGGATGGCGGCGCGCAGCTGCGGCAACGTGACGAAGAAGAACTGCTGCGAGGCGGTCGCGCCGTCGACTTCGGCGGCTTCATAAAGCGAGGGATCGATCGCCTTCAGCGCCGCATACATGACGACCATCGAAAAGGCCGTGCCACGCCAGATGTTCGAGATCAGCGTCGACCATGGCGCGATCGCCGGATCCGAAAGCCAGGCGACGGTCGGCATGTGCGTGAGCCGCAATATACTGTTCAGCGCGCCGTAGGGCGCTTCGGAAAACAGCATCTGCCAGATGATGCCGCCGGCAATGCCGGGAACGACCCAGGCGACGAGCGCCGTCGTTCTCAGGATCGTGGTGCCGAACAGGCCGCGTTTCTCGCCGCGAATGACGGTGACGGCCACCGCAAGGCCGAGGATCTGCTGGCCGATGACGCTGCCGCCGACGAAGATCAGCGTCGCCCATAAAATGTCGGGCAGCTGCGGCGAGCTCAGCGCATTGGTGATCGAGCCCAGCGTGTATTCCTGATTGTCGCCGATCAGCGTCGCATTGGTGAAGGAAAGCCGGAAAACATCGATGACGGGGTAGAGATAGAATATGCCGATGACGATGATCACGGGCATGATCCAGGGCAGGGGCGCGCCGGCGAACCGGCGCATGAACGTTCTGCTTTGAGGCGGGCTGCCGGCCTCGATGGCAATGGGGCTCATTGGCTTCTCTGTCCTGATTTGGCAAAGCCGGCGACGCCCGCGGGCAGGCGCCGCCGCTGTCTGAAGCGTCACCGACGCTTGGACATAGAGTTAGCGACGCCTGGGGCTACAGACGCTTGTAAGCCTCCATCGCCGCGCTGAATGCGGCATCCAGAGCTTCTTCCGGCTTCTTCGTGCCCGAGAGCACGTCGCCCATCATGATCTGAATCTGGTTGGATATCTCCGGATAGATCGGCACGCCGGGGCGGGCCTGGCCGTTGACCAGAGCCTCGGCGAAGGTCTTGTTGGCTTCGGTAGAGAAGACCTCGTACTTGTCGAACAGCGATTTGCGCGTCGGCAACTGTTGCTGCAGCGCGTTGGCCGGGCCCATATAGACCTCGCGGGCGAGGTTGGCGCACATCTCGACCTTGTCCTTGTCCTTGCTGAAGGAGGCGATCGTCCAGCCGCCGGTGCCGGTCGAGCGCTGATCGGCCGTCGGGCCGGGGATCGGCGAGAAGGTCCAGTTCTTGAATTCGTCTTCCTCGAGCGTCGTCTTCAGCTGCGCATATTGCCAGTTGCCGCCGATGAAGAGGGCGGTCGTGCCGGCTGCCGCCGCGGCGTTCATGTCGTCGTAGTTGGCGATGGTGCTGACGCGCTTGGGGGCCGCGCCGGAATCGACGAGATCCTTGAAATAGTTCAGCGCCTTCAGGAACTTCTCCTTGTTCTCGCCCTCGCCGAACACCGGCTTGCCGCTGTTGTCGACGAGCTTGCCGCCGAGCGCCCAGTAATTGGCGAGCCAGTCGAAGGTGGTTCCTTCCCAGCGCCCGCCGTTGAAGAGCACGCCTTCCATGCCTTCCTTGGTGGAGGCAAGGGCCGCCTTCTTCAGGTCGTCCCAGGTCTCGGGGGCATCTGGTACAATCGACTTGTTGCGGTAGAGCACGCGAAGGTCCGTATCCCACCACCAGGCGCGCACCGTCTGATCCTTGTCGGTGATGCCGGTGCGGATGAAGGGGAAGAGATCGTCCACCTCTTCCTTCGAGAAGTAGGGCGTGAAATCGGCCAGCACCTTGTTGACCATGAACTGCGACAGCACGAAGGAGTCGACGGCGGCGCAATCCGGCGCGTTGCCGGCCTTGGCCTGCTCCAGCATCTTGGCCTGTTCGGTGCCGATGTCGGAGGACATGAACTGCATCTGCAGTTTCCACTCGGGATGCTTCTTGATAAATTCGACAAAGAGCTTCTGATAGCCCTCGGCGATGGCGGGATCGGAATTATTCGGGCTGTCGTTGGTCAGGCGGACGACGAGGGTTTTGGCCGCATCGGCGAGGCCGATCCGGTCCTTGGTGGCAAGTTCCTGGGCAAAAATGGCGGATGCTGAAAATAAGATAGTGCTCAGCGCCAATGCGCTGACGGTCGCGCTCTTCATGCTGGGTCTCCTCCCCATTTTGAACGATTACAGCCTGGCGGTCAGTTGACCTCTCCTCATTTCCGTGCTGCACTAATTAGATTAAGTAACTTTGATTTGATGTCAAGCCAGAGCTTTGGGAGGATCGAGATGCTGGCGACATTCAACAGCAGCTAGCGCGCTGCCGGCGAAAATCGAGGCGACTTGGCGAGGTCATGCGCCGGATCGAGGTGATGGAGCGTCCACCGGACGCGCGGCGCATCCACCCCGCAATTTTCCCGAGGAAGAGCCCGAGCGATCGCGGGTGACCGTGACCGCGAGCGGCGGTTTTTGCCCGGCTGCAGCCGGATACCCAACTCTGTGGAGGAGAAGATGCGTTTACTCATTCTCGGCACCGGCGGCATGGCGAACCAGCACGCGGCGCGCTTCAAGGCGATCGAAGGTGTCAGCGTCGTCGGCGGCGTCGATGTCGTTCCGGAAAGGCTCGCGGCCTTCTGCACCGAACATGGCATCGCCAATCATTTCCTCTCGCTCGAGGATGCGCTCGCCTGGGGCGAGTTCGATGCGGTCGCCAATGTCACGCCCGACAACATCCACCATCCGACGACGCTGCAGGCAATCGCCGCCGGCAAGCATGTATTCTGCGAAAAGCCGCTTGCCACCGATGCGGTGAAAGCCATGGAGATGACTGAGGCGATCGAGCGGGCGGGCAAGGTCGGCATGGTCAATTTCACCTACCGCAACTCGCCGGCGCTGCAGAAAGGCCGGCAGATGGTGCTCGCCGGCGAGATCGGCGCGGTGCGCCACGTCGAGGCGTCGCATCTGCAGAGCTGGCTGGTCGGCCGCCATTGGGGCGACTGGAAGAGCGAAAGCAAATGGCTGTGGCGGCTGAGCAAGAAACACGGCTCGAACGGCGCGCTCGGCGATATCGGCATCCACATTGTCGATTTCGCCTCTTATGGCTCAGGTCTCGACGTCGCCCACGTCTTCGCCCGGCTGAAGACCTTCGACAAGGCGCCAGGCCACAAGATCGGCGAATATGATCTCGACGCCAATGACAGCTTCACCATGAACGTCGATTTTACCAATGGCGCGATCGGCACGATCCAGGCGACGCGCACCGCCGCCGGCCAGATGGACCAGCTGCGCCTCAGGGTCTATGGCGAAACCGGCTCGGTCGAGATGATCTACGATACCGGCAAATCGACGTTGCGCGCCTGCCTCGGGGAGGATGTGCACACGGCGAGCTGGCGCGACGTGCCCTTCGATCCCGTCGAGACGAACTACCAGCGTTTCGTCCAGGCGGTGCGGGCGGGCAAGACCCAGGAGCCGTCGTTTCGGCGTGCGGCGAATATCCAGAAGGTGCTCGACAAGGCGCTGGCCTCCGACCTCAGCCACAAGGACGAGGCACTCACTTAGGCCGAAGCCGGCGGCAGCAGCAGCGTGTTGAGGAAGGGCAGCAGGGCCGCACCGAGCGCCACGCCGCCGCCGCTGAAGCTTGCCGGCCGCATCGGCGAAATCCACGGGGTGATGATGGGGCGTGTCGAGGTATCGCGCCGCTCGATCGAAAGCTGATGGATCAGCGCCTCGATCACGCCCTGCGGCAGATCTCCGCCGATCATGACGGTGCTCGGGGCGAAGAAACCGGCCATGGCGATGATCGGGTCGAGCAGATGGCCCGCCGCCTCGCGGATCCATTGTGACAGCAAGGGACAGGCGAATTCCTCGCCCTTCAGCAGCCGGACGAAATCTTCTTCGCCGATGCGCGCGCGCAGCGAGCCGAAGCCGACCACGGTGTTGAGCCGGACATTGTCCGGCCCGGTCAGCATTTCGCCGATGCTGCCCGCCCGCCCGTGCACGCCGGAATAGGGAATGCCGCGGATGAGGAAGCCCGCCTGCACGTCGTCATCGATGATGATCATCGCGAGCCCGCCCTCCGGCAGGGCGCTGCCGATCGTGCGTTCGGCAAGAAGGCCCGCCGTGCACTCGTTCTCGACATAGGGGCGCGCGATCGTCGACATCGCGGCGATCGCGTCGCTTTCCTCCTCCGTCCAGTCGTTAGTGGCGATGCCGAGCCCGATGACCGGCATGCCGGCACGCCGATCGACCATGTCACGGACGGCCGCATGAACTAGCTGAACTTTCTCCGCCGGCTCGACGTCGAAATAGGCCCGCTCATGCACCTGGCCACTCAGATCGACGAGCACGATCTCGCCGCGCGTCTTGCGAAGCTTGACGCCGACCGAAAAGGCGCCTTCCGGCCGCAGCGCAAATTCCGTCGCCGTGGCGCCCCCGCCGAGCCCGTTGCGGCGGTTCGAGGTGATGAGCTTCTCATCCGCCAGCCGCCGCAGAATATTGGTGATGCCGGGCCCCGTCAGCCCGCTATGGCGCCCAAGCTCGGTGCGCGTCAGCGGCCCATGCCGGCGGATCGCCTCCAGGATGACGCGAATATTCCGGTCGGCGATCTCGCCCGACCTCAGACCAACCGTTTTGGCGCGCGGACCGCCCATCTCCTGGGTGTGAAGCCGACGCGGCCCTGACCGAAGAAACCGCATGACCGTCTTTCCTAGAGCACTATCTCGGCTGTGTAGCACGCTTGCAGGTGTTCGTAACGATTTTCCAATAGACGCGTATAACCAACGGGTTCGTTGCTCGAAGCCAACGCTGCGTCATTGGGTGCCCCAGAGGCCCACGACATGGGAGGCCGCTACGTGGAGTGTTTCGATGTCTCGACTTTGGCCGGTCAGCTTTACCGGCTCGAAATATTTCTGCGTAAAGGTCCGCGGATGCGGACGTTGATCGATTTTATCACGTGGATGCTCGCCTTGCCTCCCGCTCTCTGGGAGCTGGCGAATGTGGCAAGACGCTACGGCTGGACTCTAGGTGCCTGCGCTGGTTCGATTGTTTTCGGCGGCATATTTTTGTGGGTCACTGCGCTCCAATGGGTCGCCGAAGGTATCCATGATAGCGCTTTCGGTGTCGTGCAAGCGTTCCTTCTGCTGGTGGTGCCTCCGGCAGCTACTGTTTTTATTGCTAAGATGACCGGATTGGCTGCTGGAGTTTTCGCAGGCATTGCCGTTGGATTCTGCGTCTTTGTCATAACCGCCGTCATCGGAATTGGCCTCTACGGCGAGTGAGGCATTGCGAATGCCAGTCGGCTAACGTTTGCCGAGATCGCTTCGACGGATCAGGCACAAAAAGCCTCGGCAACCCGGGCTTGGCAGATAGTGCTTTGGAGTGAATGCCAACTCAGTCCGGATGGCTCCTGGATCTTCACGATAGGACCCCACGCACTTCCAAGCAGCGGTTGCTACTAATAGCTGCAGGGACGATCGTTGCCGAAGCCGTCCCGGCAGGCAGGTCTGAGTCCAAAGTCGACGCTGCTGTATCCAATCGAGCCGGTTTGCACCGAATCGGTTGAGCTGGTCGTGCACGAAGACAAGGACACGACAACCGCGACGACGGCTGCTGCGGCTGCCAATGATTTGCGAATCTGGAGCATCCCACCCTCCCCATCGCTGGCTGAGAGCCAGCGTCTTCAGTGTGATTGCTCTTCAGATAGGCCGACGCGGCGAGCGGTAAACCGTTGCGTCCGATCAAGATTCCGTTATTCGTTGAAAGCTAGACGCCGGCTTCCGAGCGGAGGAGACCATGCCCGCAGCCATACTGATTGGAGCCTCA includes these proteins:
- a CDS encoding carbohydrate ABC transporter permease — its product is MSPIAIEAGSPPQSRTFMRRFAGAPLPWIMPVIIVIGIFYLYPVIDVFRLSFTNATLIGDNQEYTLGSITNALSSPQLPDILWATLIFVGGSVIGQQILGLAVAVTVIRGEKRGLFGTTILRTTALVAWVVPGIAGGIIWQMLFSEAPYGALNSILRLTHMPTVAWLSDPAIAPWSTLISNIWRGTAFSMVVMYAALKAIDPSLYEAAEVDGATASQQFFFVTLPQLRAAILVNMILITIQTVNTFDAIITLTGGGPGRATEVISLYVFNIVFRNYDLSGGSVLSVLMLIISLGLAFIYASFLPKEEQQ
- the repA gene encoding plasmid partitioning protein RepA; amino-acid sequence: MNATLNALKAAPLYFEDQILEQGDVISKKLHLLSVQRFPPNAKKTLRSFSLAEVANYVGASQSTLKKLHLEGKGPCPKTSPSGRRSYSAEQMLELRRYLDAHGRSESRMYVPHRRSHEKLQVIAVVNFKGGSGKTTTAAHLAQHLALTGHRVLAVDLDPQASLSSLHGFQPEFDQASSLYEAIRYDSEKKKLSEIIHSTNFPGLDIVPANLDLQEYEYDTPLAMADKSSNDGKTFFTRISRALAEVDDRYDVVVIDCPPQLGYLTLTALTAATSVLITIHPQMLDVMSMGQFLLMLGGILKPIRAAGAEVNLSWYRYLVTRYEPTDVPQAQMVGFMSTMFHEFMLKNPMLKSTAISDAGITKQTLYEVERSAMNRGTYDRALEAMDAVNAEITGLIHQAWGR
- a CDS encoding ROK family transcriptional regulator — its product is MNQTLGARLSPDLTGANVEDAGEHNRAVVLRCIHRQAPISRAEIARRTGFTKPAIARIVDRLLNEGLIMEARRRHGLRGQPAIELEINPDAYYAIGINIDRDHLTILAVDAVGNVRARVHHEKRFILPGEFMQLTSDAISHFQRSRLIDDARLCGIGLAVPDWLGEISLLGKPDAYQEWTEFDVRAALESLTQHPVFIENEANAAALAELDYGLGAESSSFFYIAINACPGGGLVLDGNGHRGAMGLSGEIGWLPIADGRDGKGQKIQLLGEIFSLFFLYDFLAKHGIDVSVPQDLLTLDAQGKRLVSQWLKKMSAHLAVAVRHIAMIVDPDAVLVGGRLPIRIVDELLRYVHEHLDAGDTNLPSLHRASIGEDASAMGAAAMPMAAALMLASADVAQRARSPLKNMDRLNS
- a CDS encoding ABC transporter ATP-binding protein, yielding MAHVSVNNARKDYGAFKAIKGVSVDIGDGEFVVLVGPSGCGKSTLLRMIAGLEGITSGQIQIGKHIVNELAPKDRDIAMVFQNYALYPHMTVAKNMGFSLRLKRMPKSEIDHRVGNAAKILGLENLLERYPKQLSGGQRQRVAMGRAIVRDPAVFLFDEPLSNLDAKLRVQMRSEIKELHQRLQTTTIYVTHDQIEAMTMADKIVVMKDGLIEQSGSPLELYDRPSNLFVAGFIGSPAMNFIAGSMGEDGFRTVDGLLLPSDRRPGNAVTYGIRPEHIRLDPDGIEVTTIVVEPTGSETLVLARLGAQTLTCVFRERIRAAPGDRLKIAPIHDAVHLFAADEQRITAGEAPLS
- a CDS encoding carbohydrate ABC transporter permease; protein product: MSQRTGTRLGDAMSYLFMLAMFIFFAGPLTYLLSMAMRDKREIYRGAARYIPNNPTIDNFITVLNNSYFPIYLWNGLKLAALSGFGVLIVALPAAYAFSRFNFRGKGLSMMGLLLFQMISPLVIMVPLYRYMNRLGMLDTHFAVVMVYIALGVPLATWLLKSTVDGIPRSLDEAAMIDGCNRFSVFWRIILPLSAPGIASVFIITVIAGWSQFLVPFLLLTKNDLMPIGVGIFNFRGMQTDSSIQLLAAACLISVVPAIVAFLSLQRLILGAMTSGAVKG
- a CDS encoding ROK family transcriptional regulator → MRFLRSGPRRLHTQEMGGPRAKTVGLRSGEIADRNIRVILEAIRRHGPLTRTELGRHSGLTGPGITNILRRLADEKLITSNRRNGLGGGATATEFALRPEGAFSVGVKLRKTRGEIVLVDLSGQVHERAYFDVEPAEKVQLVHAAVRDMVDRRAGMPVIGLGIATNDWTEEESDAIAAMSTIARPYVENECTAGLLAERTIGSALPEGGLAMIIIDDDVQAGFLIRGIPYSGVHGRAGSIGEMLTGPDNVRLNTVVGFGSLRARIGEEDFVRLLKGEEFACPLLSQWIREAAGHLLDPIIAMAGFFAPSTVMIGGDLPQGVIEALIHQLSIERRDTSTRPIITPWISPMRPASFSGGGVALGAALLPFLNTLLLPPASA
- a CDS encoding extracellular solute-binding protein; this translates as MKSATVSALALSTILFSASAIFAQELATKDRIGLADAAKTLVVRLTNDSPNNSDPAIAEGYQKLFVEFIKKHPEWKLQMQFMSSDIGTEQAKMLEQAKAGNAPDCAAVDSFVLSQFMVNKVLADFTPYFSKEEVDDLFPFIRTGITDKDQTVRAWWWDTDLRVLYRNKSIVPDAPETWDDLKKAALASTKEGMEGVLFNGGRWEGTTFDWLANYWALGGKLVDNSGKPVFGEGENKEKFLKALNYFKDLVDSGAAPKRVSTIANYDDMNAAAAAGTTALFIGGNWQYAQLKTTLEEDEFKNWTFSPIPGPTADQRSTGTGGWTIASFSKDKDKVEMCANLAREVYMGPANALQQQLPTRKSLFDKYEVFSTEANKTFAEALVNGQARPGVPIYPEISNQIQIMMGDVLSGTKKPEEALDAAFSAAMEAYKRL
- a CDS encoding sugar phosphate isomerase/epimerase family protein, with amino-acid sequence MKIGFYTSTFNDRPLEEVADFAASAGFDSIEIDVGGHIKTPDRVAGAVSLARSRGLFVSSLTYFGNQLDADRDKRRELRARTAEFAQAIGETGVPIFVIFPGRDDGASEETNYDDFADFANGLIEETRSSGLCFAIENWPGPRDNFIGTTPKGWQELFARIPANRFGLEFDPSHLIRIGVDPYHAMEAVNDRIAILHAKDTAIDKQVLQAIGYHGRGWWQYKLPGLGLLDWPRFLSQARGHGFNGTLSIEHEDAAYGWPGKDLAARQEGERLGLDYLKSVLNGL
- a CDS encoding Gfo/Idh/MocA family protein, yielding MRLLILGTGGMANQHAARFKAIEGVSVVGGVDVVPERLAAFCTEHGIANHFLSLEDALAWGEFDAVANVTPDNIHHPTTLQAIAAGKHVFCEKPLATDAVKAMEMTEAIERAGKVGMVNFTYRNSPALQKGRQMVLAGEIGAVRHVEASHLQSWLVGRHWGDWKSESKWLWRLSKKHGSNGALGDIGIHIVDFASYGSGLDVAHVFARLKTFDKAPGHKIGEYDLDANDSFTMNVDFTNGAIGTIQATRTAAGQMDQLRLRVYGETGSVEMIYDTGKSTLRACLGEDVHTASWRDVPFDPVETNYQRFVQAVRAGKTQEPSFRRAANIQKVLDKALASDLSHKDEALT